The DNA window GGCGGCGCTGACAGCTGTCAATCCTTGATTTCTATTGGACGGCAGTCACGCAGTCATTTGCAATCGGAAAGTAAACAACAGCCGACTTATCTTACGCAAGTTCTGCCttttgtttattctttcattccCAGTCATTTTGTCCAGTGCTAATCAGTAAGCAGTAATTACATAAAAGTATATAAGCAGTGTTGTTGCAGTGTTTCATTTTGATATTTGATAACGCATGTATCGTAAACTTTTCATCAAATAGAAGACCTAATCTGATCTTCGTACTTCTGCCACTCTTGATTCTGTAGACTTTTATCTCTTATCTCCAATGTGCCCATACCGAAGTGTTGTCTCCTGCCCGTTGAGTACAATTGTCCAGATTTCATTTTAATCATGACCAATTCGTGTACGAGATTCGATTTTATAATCACCATTTGCGTGTAATCACCGTGTATTGGGTCCACCGTCCAGACGATCAAGCAAGAACGGGTAGATGATTCAGATCCTAGAGCGATCGGCTTTTCAATTATCACCGTTCTGTGTTCAGACATTCCTGATCATCATTGTGATGGTTTTTCATAACCAATggcaatttttgagcaaaaacaTTTGAAGAAGGATATCATTGATGATACTCATTCCTTGTCATGTACCATTATCAATGCTCAGTTGACTCAAGGCCACATAGTAAGTAAATTCTTTGATGATATTAATTCTACTTGAGTCCATGCCGAATGAGTTTCCGCACTTTTAGACTGAGTCAGAAGATCCACCATTTTGATTCCTCCATTTACTTCACCTATGAAAGTGATGTCAGACGATCGTCTTTCGCAGTCTAAAAGGGCGCACTCTTGTTTAACATGAACTCTATCCAGGGTGTATTCGTCTGACTTGGTCAAAAtcagtcaaatatttcatcagCCTCAAATATATTTCACTTTTGGTTGTTTCAAGTCTCTCCGCCCAATTTTCATGACCATATTTAAGTGTAGTTTTGCAAGAAATAGGTacaaattttactcatttttctcaaacttctTAACAATTCACCCTCCTGTTGATCAGGAGATACGCAGAAATAGAGGAAGGCCTGTCCTCTCCCCCTGTAAACTACTTAGCTCCTCTGAAGGAATGAATAAACTTTTCGGTGGGAACAGCTGAAAATTGCCCATGAGACcactcagtttttcaaaatttttcaggggagGCTCTCTGGACCCCCGTTAATGCCAGGGTGATCCCCCAAACTCCCCTTTGGAGTTAGGGGTTTCCTGCAAATCCTCCTCAGTGGGGTGTCTTTTTGTGCTCCCCCATGAAAAGTTCCCAGTTCTCCTCATGGCAGTTTGCACCAGTGGCATGTGATTAGTATAATTTCATATTTAGAGCGAAAGACCATTAGAATCTTTTAGCTCCAGTAATATTGGAATGAAACTCGGTGATCAGTCCCAAGCCATGtttcaaaattggattttgatGCTGCCTCTGTCCCGTGTTTATTTAAGTACCTATCTATACCAATATTCAGTTTTCCTTCTGCTAAATAAAGGGTGCATGGAGAGCAGGACTGTGCATCTTTCCCTTGAGGAGTTTTAATAAAGAACAATGAGAGCAAAACTTAATTCTATCTGGAAtgtggtaaaatttaccatagAACTTGAAactgttttttaattaatttttttaagctaCACTGAggagttcaaaaattgaatcattgctcaattaattactttttaaatttattttccttcttacTATTTCTGTTCTTCGCAGGATTATACTCTCAGagttttaagaagtaaatttgAAGATAAAGTATGGCATGTTACCAAGCGGTACAGTGATTTTGACAGCTTATACAATGCCCTCCAAATCAGTGGCCTCAAGTTTCAATTCCCTCCGAAAAAGTACTTCGGCAATCTCAACCCTGAGTTTGTTGCCGAAAGGCAAGTTGGTTTACAGGTCAGTATTATGTTTTCATCTTTCCAAAAGAAATGGATTGACACAGTAATCGAgcattttccaatatttttttcctcgtattttatgAAGGAATTGATGTACTCATCGTGGTAAAGGCACTAGAAACTTAATAATAACTCCTGCTGAAAGAACATTACGGACTGTACCTGGGGTCCGCCTATTTTTGCTTTATATTATCCCAATTCAAAGTTCACCACCTTACAATAGCAGACCGTTTTctacaaaattgatcaaacattgccaaagttctgtttttcagttttttggaaaTAGCTTCTAGtgtgatacaaaaaaaaaaaaaaaaaaaaaaaaaaaaaaaaaaaaaaaaaaaaaaaaaaaatctgttcaaAGGGCCTAAAAATCAACTCTTCAAGAATTGGGGTGTCGAGTGCAGAAAGGAAACTTTCTCAAGAGTGCCCCATGGGGTCTATGCATAACTTGTATCCTTCACTAACATTGTACCAAATATGCATTCAATCCTTGTAGCAAaaggcttttaaaaaaatagtgtaaATAGAATATTTATACAGTATtaaaaagttatcaatattactatattaaatacaattttgcttttctccccccccccccccttttgagGTCAAACAAATGGAGTACCCTCAAGTAAGGTCTATTGTCTCACCTCTTACGTCCATTCTCAGAGATATCTCATCgcccttttttttctgttttcagagTTTTTTAGACACTGTATTAATGAATCCTATATTATCGTTGTCTCTTCCGGTGAGGAGATTCCTCAATCCAGAAACTTATTCCATTCCATTTCAAGGTAAATCACAGCGCCTCTCATTATTTTATAGTTCAGTCAATTTATTGCCAGTAGTGATAGTTTAAGTTTTATAAAGATGTATATAATATGAGCTCAAAGGAAAGAAAGGAGAATTAGTAACATCTACATCAATTTAGTCGCTCCTCACAAGCTTTTCTGTAAAGAATCAGACAATATCCAATTCATAATTGCAAccatcaacttttaaaaatttcggctGACTCGTTAGGTAACAATCCATCGGGGACTTTTTAATGCAATCTTACTTCAAAACAGTCTACTCGATGTTCAGAGTTGTATTTTTATAGAGCATTATAATCATTGCATAAATATGCATTATTGTAAGGGCTGCTTCAAAAGCAGTGTTTGAAGTagcatttatttaattttcagagTCACTGTACACTAATTTTGTCCCTTGTAAGCCAAAAATAGAGGTCTATGCATAAGTTCCTTCTACCTAAGtttaatctgtttttttttttttaatctttcagAACAAGCCATGACTAAGGTCTCCATGATTCTTCGAGGAGAACGGGATTATGAAATTGTCAAACCTCTAGACGATATTGGTTGGAGAATTAGAAAACAATATGTTCACATTCGTAATCGGAATTCCAGTATTTCAAAACAAGATTTTATTCTTGCTTGGATTGAGTTTGGGCCCGACAAATATCTAACAGACAAAGAATTGCAGTCAAGTTTGAAATGTTTGATGGATTTACAGGTACTTGACAATAAACCTCTTATATCTTTATTTATAGCTTATAACTGTAAAGTTTAGCACTTATCTATAAATCTTTATCGTATTGGCTAGTTagatttaattttcttcaaaaaagagTTGCAGTAGAATTGTTAAGTGACTACCGGTCAATCCCGAGGCATTTTTTGTGATGAACTCATgagttttggaaaaataacaGTATTACAGGATCTATCATTGTGCTCACCTTTGCATACTGTGAGCACATACCTCTGAAGAAATGATAACTGCATAGTGCAAATTATGTCTGGATATAAGCACTCTTTCTTTAAAagataaaacttttaaaacactttttatagttttatcttttaaaaacTGGCTCCTTTTTACCAGCAGCAAATTACTATATGTAACTATTATCTTTTCATTTGTCTTTCAGCATCCATTCATTGAGCCAACACTATTAGCTGTTTGTAACGAATCTGGTGGGCTAGTTATTAGAAGATACAATCCACCTGGTAGTTTGCGTGATATTCTGTACGGATCCTCCCCTAACCAACCCTTTTTGAAGAAATATTGCAATCCAAAAGAAAGGAAACCTCTACCTCCAAATACGGTGGCAAATTATGCAACTCAGATTTTGCATGCATTGAAGTTTCTTCGGGACAAAAAACTTCCTTTTGGTAACTATCTACCTTTCCACCATTCCTCTTCTTTTCCATCAGGGATGTGCGTGATGTACAATGGAAAAGTTTGAtcacattttttcatgaaaaatcatctattttatcatttctattttgaaagtaaaattacAATGACCTAACGACGCTGTAAGtcacaatcacataactcggtttgcgatgttgcagaattcctgccatactttattttttaataggaaaactactcaacgggaattctttaaaactgccgtgacttttcttctctgtgcgaagaaaattctacaaaaacttcaaggaatgatgtcaatttgttctcctaaaaaaaaaataacatagaagtggagattttcagacaccgcaaacgagatatgtgattgtcAAATTACACCGTCGATACTCTTCTGAGAATAGCCCTGCAATGAAAGATTCAGCCCTTTTATTTAGCGTAGAATTCAGAAGATGCTATTTCAATATATTTAATTAATTATCATTTTGATGCTATAGAGATTCAAATATTTGTTGAAAGGGCCGTCAGTTTTTGTACTTTCTATCTAAATCTGGCAATCAAGGCATCTTTAATATTTTTGCTTGGGTTACTAAATATGTTTGATGAGTTGCAACCTCACCAACAGTTTTGCCATTTTGTCTGGAGTCTGTTTCATAAACAAACTCATAACATAGGGTTCAAAAAAACCCTTTAAGGCTTGAAAAAGTTATTTAGAATGGAATGGTGATGGAAGGTTTATTGATCTACCCGGGTACCAATTATATAAAAATCTGTTGGATTATTCATAAACCGAGTGCAAATCTTTGTAATGACTAAGAACTAGTCGAAGAGAATTTTAAGGTCACCatgttctctttcttttttgaaaaggaGTTTTAAATactaaaatctcaaaatataAGTACCTAAGTAGAATTTGTATGCGAACTGTTTCGATTTATATACATAATTTAAGACACACAGATGGGTCATGTTGAACTTGAGTTTTGATTTGGATCCATAGCACCGCCTTTGCTCCCCAGTTTCGAAAATCTGACTTTTGGCTCACTTCAAACTGAAAATTCTGAGGCATGCCAAGTACATATCACCGTGTATTTTTAGGTGCGGAGTCCAAAAATTACCATATTTTTCCCATCAGACACCAGCTTTTAAGAGAATCGAACTTTACCAAAAAAAGCCCAATTTTTCATGCAAAGCTCaattaatggagaaaaacagaggTCATTTTCAGAATCTGCATTTAATATTTACTTAGATACAATTCTTAATTGATCAGTGAGCCCACACGTATTGACCAGTTTAGTATTATGTaccatgttttaatttttccaggtcATTTGCACACCAGCAACATTCTAGTGGAAAATAACAGAGTGAAATTGACTGATATTGAGAACAGTCTTTTTGGTGTTTCAAATTATTATCGCCCTTATATATCACAGCTACGGAAAGTTAACACAATGGAGGCAGTTGACGTGTATTGTTTTGCACATACTTTGTATGAAATGTCTACAGGCTCTCCTCTACAGCAGTCAACATGCGATGAGCTTCCAGCCAATTGTCCTTCCATGTTCAGTGAGTATTTAGGAAATAACAATACTCATTACAATAAAACAACCATCTAATAAAATCTCTTACAACACCgtgtaattttctaaaaatagaGGCCCTAAAGTTTTTTTGGACTATTTAGGACTTCTCCTATTGATTAGACTACTCAAGCTTTTACCGGATAGAGTCCGCATCAAATAAGATTACACACTTTTAGACTTGGACAGAAGATTGTATGACGTTAGTTCAGTATTAAAAGTAAATTCAAGAATCGAGATGGCGGACCTTCTATTGCAGTCTGTAAATGCGTAAATTTATTTGGCATAAACTCTACCTGAAGTCCAATTTTCATAAATCCATAAGTGGGCTTATAAATTGGAATAGGCTATAGGAGACAGGCATTTACTTTTGGTGGCTGAAACTGAATTTGACTTTTCGAACCAAATATGGCtctccatttaaaattttcacgaaaCAGTGAACTCCCCCAAGTAGGGTTTTAAAGGCTCAGAATGTGTATTTCCATCAGATTTCCTGTAGGTGGTACTCTAATCTGAATGGtgctattattttttcaaaattccagtcAGTTTCACCAGAAAAATGGTGGGCTGATCATCCTAAATTATTATCATCATAATGAATTGCATGGTTAACCAATTGAAATCTCAATGCCGCTATTGACTGCTCGTTTAGAAAAGGTTAGGGGAGAGACCATTATTTGTAACTAGTCTAAGAGAGAAATTaccaagaaaatgaaatttaacaatttcagagtcatttgatgtaaaaatattgaagttttaaaactattttcagtCATTGATTTAAGTATTTTAATTGAGAGACTAATACTTTTACATTCCGTGCTGCGAATAGAAAGTATgtaatgaagaaaaatttagtaAGAAACATCCTCGATGAATCAATTTCTTGAGTCCTCGGGTAAATTAGCACTTTTCTAATCTTTATTGGCATGCCTGTAATGAGTTCCAAGtgtttctttaaagaaaaaaataaagctgcgaaaaaaaaaaaaattaagtgaaccAAAATTTTAGTATCTCTTTTTACACAGATGAAAGGAGTCCTAGCAGGTCATAACTCATCAGTATCTGAgtaatttgttcaaaaacttaACCTAGGCAATACCCATTTCTTCATGGTGCCTGCATACATTCTCAGTCGAGAAGTTTTGGAATTCAACCCCCTCTTTCCTCTAAGATTCAGTAATTCATCAAtatcttattgttttttttttttgttttttttttggttttttaggaCCAGTTTTGGAACTCATTTTATCATCTGAAGCTTGTCGAAAGACAGGGTTACCAACTTTAGATTATCTCCTAGATCACCCACTGTTTAGTCATAATTCATTCATTCCTGTCACGGAACCAAAACCACATTTCAAGGTGTCATCACATCTAAAAGAAGCCTTCCGGAAACTATCCttgcaaattgaaaaaaggctTGGCGAAGAACAAAAAAAGGTTTgatatttatcatttttatccctgaaaatttaacaTTCAAAGAAATTTGTATGTTTACTTATTTGGATTAAATTTAATCTGCTGTATATTTAATATGTaaatcttctctcttttttttctttgattataaTTTAGGCGCCATTGATTTTAAATAGGGTCTCCCTCCTAAAATTTGAGACCGAAGCTTTTTTAACTCTTCTCCTGTGTGTATTTGACTCTTGAATTTGATAGTTGGTAAGGAAATGTCCGGAGGTGCAAGCTGCCATTTTTAAGGCGTCATTGCCTCACTGGaatcataaaaaattttttGCTCAATTCCCTTCCATTTTTATTGGAGTTCGTTGAACAAGTATCATAATCAAGCGTAAACTAAATTAACCGCTCGACCATTAATCAAGCATAATTAAGCATTTCTAAGTGGATAATATAGTTTTGATATTCGGCATAGAACGGCATCATAACAGGGCATAAAAATTAAACTAGGACTTCTACAATCAACACGCAGCATTTAATTTCTGTATAACCAACCGAAATATGTCATTCATGCCAAAAATTAGTTATTTAGGTTTAAAGACCACCTTCAAGcggcatttttgcaatttttatccgaatGCCAGGGCTTTCTCTTCTTcatttgtgtttttcttcccaTTTAAACTCTTAGGTGTCAAACACCTTAACGTAAATGTCAGAATTAAGTGAGGTAAAATATCTCAAAACATTAGTGCCTTGAGGTAACTGTATTTTTATTCTTGGTTAAGTACTTTTATACATATTAGTACTTACTTATagcatactttttttcttttctcatagATAAGGTACCAGAAAAAGCTCTATTTAATGCAAGAGCAGCTCATAGTCGAAGAAAACAACAGgcagaaggaaaagaaaaaacaaagatcgGTAAATTAAACTTATCTCAACACTCAACCTATTTCCGATAAGACTTTTATTAAGACACTCGTTGCCTTCTtttagaaaacaatttttcaaacttgcTCCAAGGGTTGATCTAGCTGTAAAGTTGTCGTGCAGTATTTTATTTGCTTCTTGAATCACATGTCATCTGGCGATTAGTTGAGAATCTTAGTATGAAAGAGCATTTACAGAGGGGTAGTTGAGAATTCAAAGGTTAATATTCCAAAATGTCTAACAGGGCAGTCCAGagatgaaaaaagtataaaaatccCTGCAAATAGTGACAAAGCGTTTTTAATGATTTAGGCCCTGTGTTATCCTCTGTCCCTAAGGCCTCTCTTGGCTGAAATCCGTGCCAAATAAGATTACGCACTTTCAGACTGCAACAGAGGATCGTTTGACGTCAGTTTAGCATTGAAATTAAATACAAGAATCAAGGTGACAGATTCTTTATGCAGTCTAAAAGAGCATAAACTTATTCAGCGTGAACTCTATGCCACCTTCTGCGCATTTTAAGTGGCATAACAGCCAAAACTGGTGTTCTGTAAAATGGCAGCTGTTGGTAAGTAAAgagcaaaaggaaaaaaagatcaataccctgaaaattttaaggtgattctaaAATAAGGAGGCTAAAAACGTTGCATCTTTGATTTCACTATGTATTATAGATATGAGTCTTACGTCTGACTTAAAGACCAAAATTGCAGTGCAAGTTATCGGTGGGTGCTAATGATAAcctttgatttcattttttaaccttaatttgcagctttagtgcctttgattttcctttcaaaaaatggtAGTGTGGTTAGGTACTTCTTAACATACTCTAAATGTGCTAAGCCTGCTCTTGTCTTCTGTCTTAGAAAAAACACTCCGAGTCTATCGCCAATGGAAAATCGGAAAGGTGTTCTAGTCCAAATAGTGTCGCAACCTCCGCAGGAACTGTCACTCCACCTTCTGGTAATGATACATTTATATTTCATCTGAAATTCATTTTGTTAAAGGATATGAAAATGTCTGGTGAACAAGAAATATCTAAATATTTTTAGTGACCTCAAGGAATGAGGTCTGTATTTGCAAAAATATGTACAGATCATGGTCATCCAATCGGCTATTCTTATAAACTCATTATTTAGCTTGATGATATCATGACTATTAGTactatttttaaaactaagggGCTTGCATGAACAATGGCCAATAATAAATTCTGATGAAAAACTGATCGAAAAGTTGCAAGAGCTGTGGTTCTTTTTTCCACTGATGGGATTCTAAACGACTCCCTTACTTGAAAGACTTAAAACTCTGTATAAAGGGAGCCAACAAATTGATTTCGAAAGCAATGTACACTGTGTACCCTAATAGCGCACCAAAAAATGCAAACTAGATTGAATAGAGGCGGTGTCTTGACTACGATTAAAATAATTAGAGAAAAGAATAAGAGAATTGAATTGATGTCATTCTGGTCTTTTAATTTCTCACTAGGAATCATGCCAATCCAGAAAGTTTTAGTAATTATTCTATACTATAATAATTTTATAATATATTGAATACAAGAAAAGATCATTCTTCTTGTAATGAGATTCATTTAATGCATTTGGGACCCCTGAACCAGTCTCAATAGGCTTTTGAATCTTAATCTCCATACTTCTGCATCGGAttgttttatttatcttttatcGTACTAAGGCAAacattttttgtctctttttctaaCCAAATACTTTTAATTTACAGGAGCCTCATCAAGCCACTTCACTCCTCCTTCAGCTTCAGATTTAGCGTCATCATTGTcaactcctcctcctcctcctccccctcctttTCAAAGCAATGGAAACTCCCGATCAGAGCTTCTGAATTCCATCTGTAACTTTAAAAAGTCTGAGCTGAAGAAGACCAAACCAACGTGACGAATTTCATCCTCTTGACCCTCCCACAGTTTAATGTtacctatttgaatttttttctaatca is part of the Bemisia tabaci chromosome 1, PGI_BMITA_v3 genome and encodes:
- the LOC109039396 gene encoding PX domain-containing protein kinase-like protein gives rise to the protein MAIFEQKHLKKDIIDDTHSLSCTIINAQLTQGHIDYTLRVLRSKFEDKVWHVTKRYSDFDSLYNALQISGLKFQFPPKKYFGNLNPEFVAERQVGLQSFLDTVLMNPILSLSLPVRRFLNPETYSIPFQEQAMTKVSMILRGERDYEIVKPLDDIGWRIRKQYVHIRNRNSSISKQDFILAWIEFGPDKYLTDKELQSSLKCLMDLQHPFIEPTLLAVCNESGGLVIRRYNPPGSLRDILYGSSPNQPFLKKYCNPKERKPLPPNTVANYATQILHALKFLRDKKLPFGHLHTSNILVENNRVKLTDIENSLFGVSNYYRPYISQLRKVNTMEAVDVYCFAHTLYEMSTGSPLQQSTCDELPANCPSMFRPVLELILSSEACRKTGLPTLDYLLDHPLFSHNSFIPVTEPKPHFKVSSHLKEAFRKLSLQIEKRLGEEQKKIRYQKKLYLMQEQLIVEENNRQKEKKKQRSKKHSESIANGKSERCSSPNSVATSAGTVTPPSGASSSHFTPPSASDLASSLSTPPPPPPPPFQSNGNSRSELLNSICNFKKSELKKTKPT